In the Hordeum vulgare subsp. vulgare chromosome 7H, MorexV3_pseudomolecules_assembly, whole genome shotgun sequence genome, one interval contains:
- the LOC123410708 gene encoding transcription factor MYB41-like, which yields MRTYLRATARPLPSRPLLLLSPSPYTSASPSPRCHHRVSILVQPFVSRISWRHLTADCRSAMAKQSCFHKKRMRRGLWSPEEDEKLMNHIAMYGHGCWSSVPKLAGLERCGKSCRLRWINYLRPDLKRGTFSQEEEDLIIRLHSMLGNKWSQIAAQLPGRTDNEVKNFWNSYIKKKLRERGIDPATHKPLAEATTSPTACRAVFGDAEVVPTATALAQDQVEKMLDSLKMPMDWPVGSVAGNGVPESYQVPSLQEGCAFHMGAHCGAFPSASSSSTLTTTDVGATTLPWLELGPTDTISGHVDQYAGALGELRWSDYFDGALQGQCVYDGGMVDDDAVQFDDIHGLSNWC from the exons ATGCGCACCTACCTGAGAGCGACCGCCCGGCCTCTTCCCTCCCGCCCCctgctcctcctctctccctctccttataCCTCCGCCTCTCCCTCTCCTCGCTGCCACCATCGTGTCTCCATCCTTGTCCAGCCGTTTGTTTCCCGTATATCCTGGCGGCATCTTACTGCCGACTGCCGATCGGCCATGGCGAAGCAGTCATGCTTCcacaagaagaggatgaggagaggGCTCTGGTCCCCTGAGGAGGACGAGAAGCTCATGAACCACATTGCCATGTATGGCCACGGCtgctggagctccgttccgaagCTTGCAG GACTTGAGAGGTGCGGCAAGAGCTGCAGGCTGAGGTGGATAAACTACCTGAGGCCAGACCTCAAGCGGGGCACGTTctcgcaggaggaggaggacctcaTCATACGCCTCCATTCCATGCTAGGAAACAA GTGGTCACAGATTGCGGCCCAGCTGCCCGGCCGGACGGACAACGAAGTCAAGAACTTCTGGAATTCGTACATCAAGAAGAAGCTGAGGGAGCGCGGCATCGACCCCGCCACCCACAAGCCACTGGCCGAGGCCACCACGTCGCCCACCGCGTGCCGGGCGGTCTTCGGCGATGCCGAGGTCGTCCCAACGGCGACCGCGCTGGCCCAGGATCAGGTGGAGAAAATGCTGGATAGCCTGAAGATGCCGATGGACTGGCCCGTCGGCAGTGTCGCCGGCAACGGGGTGCCCGAATCCTACCAGGTACCGAGCCTTCAGGAAGGCTGCGCCTTCCACATGGGCGCGCACTGCGGCGCCTTCCCGTCCGCGTCGAGCTCCAGCACGTTGACCACAACCGACGTTGGCGCCACCACCCTGCCATGGCTGGAGCTCGGGCCGACCGACACCATCTCCGGCCACGTCGACCAATACGCCGGCGCTCTAGGCGAGCTCAGGTGGTCTGACTACTTCGACGGCGCCCTACAGGGGCAGTGCGTCTACGACGGCGGCATGGTCGACGACGACGCGGTGCAGTTCGACGACATCCATGGGTTAAGCAACTGGTGCTAA